From Anopheles arabiensis isolate DONGOLA chromosome 3, AaraD3, whole genome shotgun sequence, a single genomic window includes:
- the LOC120904873 gene encoding unconventional myosin-XVIIIa isoform X6, translated as MEMELLCAKSELNCDFDDCSTLGEYDSTGDGADLPLGGGPADGAELAKSYRLRYERVARELEFTKKRLQTQHEHDLEQLVGLKKQLEKKLADAYEEVEEQRQVVAQWKRKAQKMTNEMNDLRMLYEEQNSRNNLLEKRQRKFDAECQTLQDSARQERQAKERMAREKDVLMAEKCKLEQTVSDIRLELELKEEKVTALQQELDEMAFGGGTEEEIAQLKRQKNELDRRCKEQDEELDEMAGQIQLLEQAKLRLEMSLETSRKEARKEAQQRDDEMEEIRGASYKKIKSLECQLEQEHEERTQLLRDKHELERKLASLEDQDRAERAAEEAMVQRLKRDARKYRALLRDAQSQLDRAKGDSASKALVRQLRNQLEDAESARVAALKARQVLEGELQDAQLLFEETQRARNEAEDRATVAQRDRAELQAQIDENEEEMAELMKKYSATVKQLSSEQSLIAEYELRVSELEGEKKSLKEQVVELATRLESVETIGEPSNSMAFKRLELRTKELESRLEFEQATRARIEIQLARHKDSLEKLQGELSQARNREAQAQDALKKGQKTVRELRDELSTLANRDQEGLLKRKELEKRIETAESETASARADLRLALQRIADLQQAMEEEGDSYQSDSDTSDSSSSMDSFHESTVTRKSPSVGSGDHFGTTNGGSSRGSVGSLASSTRDGRKESNNPRIRPSLFGSVRRKKRLHPTIKEEDESYLTDDQAGTESSTSSLPQVSQTPDLLTSLETSQPMREDSKAAADKEHVETVAEACRRMSESNMQREEAAAEKEPHSALSLPPVPSGEQCEFPFDIDTLKSIKEKIHSLNQIIRDESHESSTEIDLVDLKNLKNQIHEFKKAIECSRSRSMDKLVNGGGSALLAPGIITTSASTGSASTGRPLS; from the exons ATGGAGATGGAGCTGCTGTGCGCCAAGTCGGAGCTGAACTGCGACTTTGACGACTGCAGCACGCTCGGCGAGTACGACAGCACCGGCGACGGTGCGGATCTGCCTCTCGGCGGGGGACCGGCCGATGGTGCCGAGCTGGCCAAGAGCTACCGGCTGCGGTACGAGCGCGTGGCCCGCGAGCTGGAGTTTACCAAGAAGCGGCTGCAGACGCAGCACGAGCACGATCTCGAGCAGCTGGTCGGGCTGAAGAAGCAGCTCGAGAAGAAGCTGGCCGACGCGTacgaggaggtggaggagcaGCGCCAGGTAGTGGCGCAGTGGAAGCGCAAGGCGCAGAAGATGACGAACGAGATGAACGATCTGCGCATGCTGTACGAGGAGCAGAACAGCCGGAACAATCTGCTCGAGAAGCGGCAGCGCAAGTTCGACGCCGAATGCCAAACGTTGCAGGACAGTGCGCGGCAGGAGCGGCAGGCAAAGGAGCGGATGGCCCGGGAGAAGGACGTGCTGATGGCGGAAAAGTGCAAGCTCGAGCAGACGGTGTCGGACATTCGGCTCGAGCTGGAGCTGAAGGAGGAGAAGGTGACGGCACTGCAGCAGGAGCTCGACGAGATGGCGTTCGGTGGCGGTACGGAGGAGGAAATAGCGCAGCTGAAGCGGCAGAAGAACGAGCTCGACCGGCGGTGCAAGGAGCAGGACGAGGAGCTGGACGAGATGGCCGGCCAGATACAGCTGCTCGAGCAGGCCAAGCTGCGGCTGGAGATGTCGCTCGAGACGAGCCGGAAGGAGGCCCGCAAGGAGGCGCAGCAGCGGGACGACGAGATGGAGGAGATACGGGGCGCGTCGTACAAGAAGATCAAATCGCTCGAATGCCAGCTGGAGCAGGAGCACGAGGAGCGCACGCAGCTGCTGCGCGACAAGCACGAGCTGGAGCGCAAGCTGGCCAGTCTGGAGGATCAGGACCGGGCGGAGCGAGCGGCCGAGGAAGCGATGGTGCAGCGGTTGAAGCGGGACGCGCGGAAGTATCGGGCGCTGCTGCGCGACGCCCAAAGCCAGCTCGATCGTGCGAAGGGCGATTCGGCAAGCAAGGCGCTCGTGCGACAGCTGCGCAACCAGCTGGAGGATGCGGAATCGGCCCGCGTCGCTGCGCTGAAGGCGCGCCAGGTGCTCGAGGGTGAGCTGCAGGACGCGCAGCTCCTGTTCGAGGAGACGCAGCGCGCTCGCAACGAGGCGGAGGATCGGGCGACGGTGGCGCAGCGCGACCGGGCCGAACTGCAGGCCCAAATCGACGAGAACGAGGAGGAGATGGCGGAGCTGATGAAGAAGTACAGTGCCACGGTGAAGCAGCTGTCGAGCGAGCAGTCGCTGATCGCGGAGTACGAGCTGCGCGTGTCCGAGCTGGAGGGCGAGAAGAAGTCGCTCAAAGAGCAGGTGGTCGAGCTGGCGACGCGGCTCGAGAGCGTGGAAACGATCGGCGAACCGTCCAACAGTATGGCGTTCAAGCGGCTGGAGCTGCGCACCAAAGAGCTCGAATCACGGCTCGAGTTCGAGCAGGCGACGCGGGCCCGCATCGAGATCCAGCTCGCCCGGCACAAGGACTCGCTCGAGAAGCTGCAGGGCGAGCTGAGTCAGGCGCGGAACCGGGAGGCGCAGGCACAGGATGCGCTCAAGAAGGGACAGAAAACGGTACGCGAGCTGCGGGACGAGCTGTCGACGTTGGCGAACCGCGACCAGGAGGGTTTGCTGAAGCGCAAGGAGCTGGAGAAGCGCATCGAGACGGCCGAATCGGAGACGGCATCGGCGAGGGCGGATCTGCGGCTGGCGCTGCAGCGGATAGCCGACCTGCAGCAGGCGATGGAAGAAGAGGGTGATTCTTACCAATCCGATAG CGATACGAGCGATAGTTCGTCGTCGATGGATTCATTCCACGAATCGACTGTAACGCGCAAATCACCGAGCGTCGGAAGCGGCGACCATTTCGGCACAACGAACGGTGGCAGCAGCCGGGGCAGCGTCGGCAGTCTGGCCAGCAGTACGCGGGATGGGCGCAAGGAAAGCAACAATCCCAG GATTCGTCCGAGCCTGTTCGGTAGCGTGCGGCGCAAGAAGCGTCTGCATCCGACGATTAAGGAGGAGGACGAAAGCTACCTGACCGATGATCAAGCGGGCACAGAATCATCCACCAGTTCCCTGCCGCAAGTCAGCCAAACGCCGGATCTTTTAACCTCGCTGGAAACCAGTCAGCCGATGCGCGAGGACAGTAAAGCGGCAGCCGACAAGGAACATGTCGAGACGGTGGCCGAAGCTTGTCGCCGTATGAGCGAATCCAACATGCAACGGGAAGAAGCTGCTGCCGAAAAAGAGCCACACTCCGCCCTTTCGTTGCCTCCCGTACCGAGCGGCGAGCAGTGTGAGTTTCCCTTCGATATCGACACGCTGAAATCGATCAAGGAGAAGATACACTCGCTCAACCAGATCATACGCGACGAGTCGCACGAGTCGAGCACGGAGATCGATCTGGTCGACCTGAAGAACCTGAAGAACCAGATCCACGAGTTTAAGAAAGCGATCGAATGTAGCCGGTCCCGCTCGATGGACAAGCTGGTCAATGGGGGCGGCAGTGCACTGTTGGCGCCCGGCATCATAACGACATCCGCCTCGACTGGGTCGGCCAGCACGGGACGACCACTCTCGTAA